The following coding sequences lie in one Benincasa hispida cultivar B227 chromosome 6, ASM972705v1, whole genome shotgun sequence genomic window:
- the LOC120079599 gene encoding GDP-fucose transporter 1 isoform X2: MSSIRVDTKQYFTTSGLVIGYALCSSLLAVINKFAITKFNYPGLLTALQYLTSAVGVWILGKLGFLHHDPFTYATAKKFLPAAFVFYLAIFTNTNLLRHANVDTFIVFRSCTPLLVAIADTMFRNQPCPSKLTFGSLLIILGGAVGYVATDSAFTLTAYSWAFAYLVTITTEMVYIKHMVTNLGLNTWGFVLYNNLISLILAPVFWFITGEYVEVFSTLGSSGGDWFQYDAFYAVSLSCVFGFLISFFGFAARKAISATAFTVTGVVNKFLTVAINVVIWDKHANPFGLVCLLFTISGGVLYQQSVTGAGNAPSLADKPTGNDNDPEGNHGKPVGIRRYKAKGMS; encoded by the exons ATGTCTTCCATTAGAGTGGATACGAAGCAATACTTCACAACTAGTGGTCTTGTGATTGGTTATGCTCTTTGTTCGAGCTTGCTTGCTGTAATAAACAAGTTTGCCATTACCAAATTTAACTACCCTGGTCTTTTGACGGCTCTGCAGTATTTAACCTCTGCTGTAGGAGTTTGGATTTTGGGGAAACTTGGGTTTTTGCATCATGACCCCTTTACATATGCAACTGCTAAGAAGTTTTTACCCGCTGCGTTTGTGTTCTATCTAGCAATCTTTACCAACACAAATCTTCTTCGTCATGCTAATGTGGATACTTTCATAGTGTTCAGATCCTGCACCCCTCTATTAGTTGCCATTGCAGATACCATGTTTAGAAACCAACCGTGTCCATCCAAGCTCACGTTTGGGTCACTGCTGATCATTTTAGGTGGAGCAGTTGGGTATGTAGCTACGGATTCTGCATTTACTTTGACTGCTTATTCATGGGCATTTGCTTATTTGGTGACAATTACTACTGAGATGGTTTACATCAAACATATGGTTACAAATCTTGGGCTGAACACATGGGGTTTTGTTCTGTACAATAATCTAATTTCCTTGATCTTGGCTCCTGTATTCTGGTTCATTACTGGAGAGTATGTTGAGGTTTTCTCTACCTTAGGTTCAAGTGGAGGAGATTGGTTTCAATATGATGCATTTTATGCTGTATCCTTATCGTGTGTATTTGGTTTCCTCATAAGCTTCTTTGGTTTTGCGGCAAGAAAGGCAATTTCTGCTACTGCCTTCACAGTTACTGGTGTGGTTAATAAGTTCTTAACAGTTGCTATCAATGTGGTGATATGGGATAAGCATGCGAATCCATTTGGTTTGGTCTGCCTCCTTTTCACAATTTCAGGGGGTGTTCTATATCAGCAGTCAGTTACTGGAGCTGGCAATGCCCCATCGTTGGCAGATAAGCCCACAGGAAATGATAATGATCCTGAGGGAAATCATGGCAAGCCTG TTGGCATTAGAAGATACAAAGCAAAAGGGATGTCTTAG
- the LOC120079600 gene encoding serine/threonine-protein kinase prpf4B — MTVDDDSSIYVGGLPYDATEDSLRRIFDLYGAVVAVKIINDRSTRGKCYGFVTFTNPRSAIDAIKDMDGRSIEGRVVRVNGVKSRSGGRFGREGNRFDVERDVSWERDRDRGRDYDHDRYRHRGRNNDWSRDRDRSREHDLDKERGYEHSQDHDPPKDKLLDRDPELEKSSKDNEKVHDLKLNHDQDSEKNHGADWIGGGGIDNADDYEKSLDNDRNQLSRRDNGLTSEGRTARDLSSDSSDDYIHELKEQLEISTERLEELRKEVSQIEERSGEKEKLVIELQKKAKKLEDALISAKKRSSFRQMQLTKLHKSFLLVKDYSERLKTSEQELQALVESTAIESDVG; from the exons ATGACGGTGGACGACGATAGCTCGATATACGTCGGCGGTCTTCCTTACGACGCAACAGAGGATAGTTTGCGCAGAATCTTCGATTTGTACGGCGCCGTCGTCGCTGTTAAG ATTATCAATGATCGTAGTACTAGGGGAAAGTGCTATGGCTTTGTTACCTTTACAAATCCTCGATCTGCTATTGATGCCATCAAAGACATGGATGGAAGG AGTATTGAAGGGCGGGTCGTCAGAGTTAATGGAGTGAAGAGTAGAAGTGGTGGAAGGTTTGGTAGAGAAGGTAATCGGTTCGATGTAGAGAGGGACGTGAGTTGGGAGAGGGATAGAGATCGAGGGAGGGATTATGATCATGATAGGTATCGTCATAGAGGTAGAAATAATGACTGGTCTAGAGATCGTGATCGGTCTCGAGAACATGATCTTGACAAGGAAAGAGGATATGAGCATTCACAAGATCATGATCCACCAAAGGATAAATTATTGGATAGGGATCCAGAATTGGAAAAATCTTCAAAGGATAATGAGAAGGTACATGACTTGAAGTTGAACCACGATCAAGATTCGGAAAAAAACCATGGTGCAGATTGGATTGGAGGTGGAGGCATTGATAATGCTGATGATTATGAGAAAAGCCTTGACAATGATAGAAATCAACTCTCAAGGAGAGATAACGG TCTTACAAGTGAAGGTCGAACTGCTCGGGATCTTTCATCTGATTCTAGTGATGATTATATCCATGAA TTAAAGGAACAACTGGAGATATCTACAGAAAGATTGGAAGAACTTAGAAAAGAG GTTTCTCAAATAGAGGAGAGGTCTGGAGAGAAAGAAAAACTTGTGATTGAGTTGCAAAAGAAAGCCAag AAACTGGAAGATGCATTGATCAGTGCAAAGAAGCGCTCTTCATTCCGTCAGATGCAACTGACCAAG CTCCATAAAAGCTTTCTTCTGGTGAAAGATTATTCTGAGAGACTTAAAACCAGTGAACAAGAACTTCAG GCTCTGGTTGAATCAACTGCCATAGAGAGTGATGTTGGATGA
- the LOC120080284 gene encoding myb family transcription factor EFM, with amino-acid sequence MPSPPELSLDCKPHSYSMLLKSFVSDHQVAATTNNTQDQHHQDHHHSSQNQLEDLLSRLEAERLKIDAFKRELPLCMQLLTNALETSRQQLQGCRVNSNNIDDQENGQKPILEEFIPLKQTTSEGSESLSNISDKANWMTSAQLWSQTTTTNNLTNDETKPHLPIDRHHQIGLIPKLQRNNNHHHHNNGGAFLPFSKDRILQNSTSSSHLPDLALAATSTIATAANFGDNDGNKCGNSNHHQQENGNLVTGKVNLGGEGQIITSSSNNNSNNNSTVVANNNNTTNSTNQTHRKARRCWSPDLHRRFVNALQMLGGSQVATPKQIRELMKVDGLTNDEVKSHLQKYRLHTRRPSPSPQAAGAPAPQLVVLGGIWVPPEYATAAAAAAHGGAQALYGPHPTTYCAPPVHQDFYPPPPLPHHQLHHQHALHQQLHMYKAVATAQAHSSPESDGRGNGDRSESIEDGGKSESGSWKVESGGENNGGGGERKGNLAALRQETGDESNGSEITLKF; translated from the exons ATGCCATCTCCTCCTGAATTGAGCCTTGATTGTAAGCCTCATAGCTATTCTATGTTGTTGAAATCTTTTGTTTCAGATCATCAAGTGGCAGCTACTACTAACAATACTCAAGATCAACATCATCAAGatcatcatcattcttcacaaaACCAACTTGAAGATTTGCTCTCTCGTCTTGAAGCTGAAAGACTCAAAATTGATGCTTTCAAACGTGAACTTCCTCTTTGCATGCAACTTTTAACCAATG CTTTGGAGACATCAAGACAACAACTACAAGGGTGCAGAGTAAATAGCAATAATATTGATGATCAAGAAAATGGTCAAAAACCAATTCTTGAAGAGTTCATTCCACTCAAACAAACAACCTCAGAAGGCTCAGAAAGCTTATCAAACATTTCTGATAAGGCAAATTGGATGACATCAGCTCAACTTTGGAgccaaacaacaacaacaaataaTTTAACAAATGATGAAACAAAACCACATCTTCCAATTGATCGTCATCATCAAATTGGATTAATCCCAAAGCTTCAAAGAAACAACAACCACCACCACCATAACAATGGTGGAGcttttcttccattttcaaaagatagaattttgcaaaattctacttcttcttctcaTCTTCCCGATTTAGCCCTCGCCGCTACCTCCACCATCGCCACCGCCGCCAACTTTGGTGATAATGATGGAAATAAGTGTGGAAATTCCAATCACCACCAGCAGGAAAATGGTAACTTGGTTACCGGAAAAGTGAATTTGGGCGGTGAGGGACAAATTATTACAAGTAGTAgcaataataatagtaataataattctACGGTGGTggctaataataataatactaccAACTCAACAAATCAGACTCACCGGAAAGCTAGACGGTGCTGGTCGCCGGATTTGCACCGGCGGTTCGTCAATGCTCTTCAGATGCTTGGTGGTTCACAAG TTGCCACCCCAAAGCAAATCAGGGAACTGATGAAGGTTGACGGTTTGACCAATGATGAGGTTAAAAGCCATCTCCAg AAATATAGGCTGCACACAAGACGACCCAGTCCAAGTCCACAAGCGGCCGGAGCTCCGGCGCCGCAGCTGGTAGTCTTAGGAGGCATCTGGGTTCCACCGGAGTACGCCACGGCGGCCGCTGCTGCCGCGCATGGCGGAGCACAGGCCCTCTATGGACCACACCCAACAACCTACTGTGCACCACCGGTGCACCAAGATTTCTATCCACCGCCGCCGCTGCCGCACCACCAGCTCCACCATCAACACGCGCTACACCAGCAGCTACACATGTATAAGGCCGTCGCCACTGCTCAGGCCCACAGCTCGCCGGAATCAGACGGCCGAGGAAATGGCGACCGGTCGGAGAGTATCGAGGATGGCGGGAAGTCGGAGAGTGGCAGCTGGAAGGTGGAGAGCGGCGGAGAGAATAATGGCGGCGGCGGAGAGAGAAAGGGAAACTTGGCGGCGCTGAGGCAAGAGACCGGAGACGAGAGCAATGGGAGTGAAATTACACTCAAGTTCTGA
- the LOC120079599 gene encoding GDP-fucose transporter 1 isoform X1 produces the protein MSSIRVDTKQYFTTSGLVIGYALCSSLLAVINKFAITKFNYPGLLTALQYLTSAVGVWILGKLGFLHHDPFTYATAKKFLPAAFVFYLAIFTNTNLLRHANVDTFIVFRSCTPLLVAIADTMFRNQPCPSKLTFGSLLIILGGAVGYVATDSAFTLTAYSWAFAYLVTITTEMVYIKHMVTNLGLNTWGFVLYNNLISLILAPVFWFITGEYVEVFSTLGSSGGDWFQYDAFYAVSLSCVFGFLISFFGFAARKAISATAFTVTGVVNKFLTVAINVVIWDKHANPFGLVCLLFTISGGVLYQQSVTGAGNAPSLADKPTGNDNDPEGNHGKPGFDMNKENLIKLQVSNLHPQLHKNDQQQEQEDEALLYQWRQMEDGARNNPGELQEPKNEEKN, from the exons ATGTCTTCCATTAGAGTGGATACGAAGCAATACTTCACAACTAGTGGTCTTGTGATTGGTTATGCTCTTTGTTCGAGCTTGCTTGCTGTAATAAACAAGTTTGCCATTACCAAATTTAACTACCCTGGTCTTTTGACGGCTCTGCAGTATTTAACCTCTGCTGTAGGAGTTTGGATTTTGGGGAAACTTGGGTTTTTGCATCATGACCCCTTTACATATGCAACTGCTAAGAAGTTTTTACCCGCTGCGTTTGTGTTCTATCTAGCAATCTTTACCAACACAAATCTTCTTCGTCATGCTAATGTGGATACTTTCATAGTGTTCAGATCCTGCACCCCTCTATTAGTTGCCATTGCAGATACCATGTTTAGAAACCAACCGTGTCCATCCAAGCTCACGTTTGGGTCACTGCTGATCATTTTAGGTGGAGCAGTTGGGTATGTAGCTACGGATTCTGCATTTACTTTGACTGCTTATTCATGGGCATTTGCTTATTTGGTGACAATTACTACTGAGATGGTTTACATCAAACATATGGTTACAAATCTTGGGCTGAACACATGGGGTTTTGTTCTGTACAATAATCTAATTTCCTTGATCTTGGCTCCTGTATTCTGGTTCATTACTGGAGAGTATGTTGAGGTTTTCTCTACCTTAGGTTCAAGTGGAGGAGATTGGTTTCAATATGATGCATTTTATGCTGTATCCTTATCGTGTGTATTTGGTTTCCTCATAAGCTTCTTTGGTTTTGCGGCAAGAAAGGCAATTTCTGCTACTGCCTTCACAGTTACTGGTGTGGTTAATAAGTTCTTAACAGTTGCTATCAATGTGGTGATATGGGATAAGCATGCGAATCCATTTGGTTTGGTCTGCCTCCTTTTCACAATTTCAGGGGGTGTTCTATATCAGCAGTCAGTTACTGGAGCTGGCAATGCCCCATCGTTGGCAGATAAGCCCACAGGAAATGATAATGATCCTGAGGGAAATCATGGCAAGCCTG GATTTGATATGAATAAAGAGAACTTAATCAAGCTTCAAGTTTCCAACCTCCAtccacaactacacaagaatgATCAACAGCAGGAGCAGGAAGATGAAGCATTGCTTTACCAGTGGCGCCAAATGGAGGATGGAGCAAGAAACAACCCAGGAGAGCTTCAGGAACctaaaaatgaagaaaagaacTAG